Sequence from the Methanocorpusculum vombati genome:
GCACCCGGTCACGGCTGGGATGATTATCTGGTGGGTCTTCGTGAGAATCTTCCGATCGTCTGTCCGGTCGACGGCAACGGAAACTTCACCGATGAGGCCGGAATCTTTGCCGGCCTCTACGTCAAGGACGAAGAGACCAACAACAAAGTCATCGAAGCTCTCGGTCCTGCGATGCTTGCGAAGCGCAAGATCACTCACCGGTACGGGCACTGCTGGAGATGCAAGACGCCGATCATCTACCGGGCGACATCGCAGTGGTTCCTGAAGGCGAAGGATGTTCGCGACAAGATGCTTGCCGAGATTGCAAACGAGGTCACGTGGTATCCGGACTGGGCGGGGTCTGCCCGGTTCCATGACTGGATCGAGGAGGCACGCGACTGGTGTATCTCCCGGCAGCGGTACTGGGGTATTCCGATTCCGGTCTGGGTCTGTCCGGTTTGTAACAAGTATCATGTGGTGGGCCGCTACGCAGAACTGGAAGAACTCTCCGGTCAGAAGATGACGGACCCCCACAGGCCGTATGTGGATGACATTACAATTCCCTGCGAATGCGGCGGAACAATGAAGCGGGTGCCGGATATCTTTGACGTCTGGTATGATTCGGGTGTTGCCTCGTGGGCCACGCTCCGGTTCCCGCAGCAGACGGAGGCGTTTGCAAAGGACTGGCCGGCAGAGTTTATTCTGGAAGGGCAGGATCAGACCCGCGGCTGGTTCTATTCGCAGCTTGCCCTTTCGACGATTGCGTTCGGGAAGGCGCCGTACAAGTCCGTGCTGATGCACGGGTTTGCGCTGGATGCAAACGGCAAGAAGATGAGCAAGAGTCTCGGCAATGTGATTGCGCCGGAGGATGTTATTTCCCAGTTCGGAGTGGATGTGCTGCGGCAGTATATTCTGTCGGCGAGTGCGCCGTGGGATGATCTGCGGTTTTCGATGGAGGGCGTGAAGACGACGCACCGTATGTTCAATGTGCTGTGGAATGTGTACCGGTTCCCGCTGCCGTATATGCAGCTGGACGGCTATACGCCTGCGGCGACCGCCGCAGGCGTGTGGGATCCGTCCGTGGTCGAAGACCATCTTGCGGAGTTCGGCAGGGAAGACCGCTGGCTGGTAAGCCGTGTGAATACGCTTGCAGCCCAGGTGACAAAGGAGATGGAGGTCTGCAATCTGCACCGGGCAACCCGGCCGATTGCCACGTTTGTTCTGGATGAGCTGTCACGCTGGTATGTGCAGCTGGTGCGGCCGCGGATGTGGCTTGAGGAGGATTCGGTGTCGAAGAAACAGGCGTATGATACGATGTATTATGTTCTCCGCAGGCTTCTTACGATTCTTGCACCGTTTGCGCCCCATATTACGGAAGAGATGTATCAGAATCTGCGTCTTGCAAATGAGCCGGAGTCTGTTCATATGCAGGACTGGTTTGCCGGGAATGTGCAGCTGATCGATTCTGTTCTGGAGGAGGAGATGGAGATTGTGCAGGAGTTTGATGAGGCAGTGGCGAATGCCCGGCAGAACGGGAAGCGGAAGGGCCGCTGGCCTGTGGGTGAGGTTGTGGTGGCGACAACGTCTCCGGCGGTGGCAAATGCTGTTTCGGTGATGAATGATATGTGCTGCGACCGGGCGAATGCGCGGTCGGTGCGGACGGTTTCCGGTGTCTGGGATCGGGTGGAGTGGACTGCTCTGCCGGTCATGAAGGTTATCGGGAAGCAGTTCGGCCGGGATGGTCCGAAGGTGAAGGCGTTTATTGAGGGGTCGGATGGTACGGTTCTGAAGGCGGCTCTTGCCCGCGAGGGGAAGGTTGTGATTGCGCAGGATGGTTTTTCGGCGGAGCTGACGGAGGAGCATATGGTGTTTGAGGAGCGGATGCCGGAGAATGTGTTTTCGTCGCCGCTTGGTGAGGGAAGTATGGTGTATGTGGATGTTGCGCTGACGCCTGAGCTTGAGTCGGAGGGGTATGCCCGTGAGGTTATCCGCCGGATTCAGGAGATGCGCAAGCAGGCGGGTCTTGCGGTGGATGCGAAGATTGTCTGTGAGGTGGTGGTGATGGATGCCCGTGTGGCGGAGCTGGTTGTTTCCCGTAAGGATCTGATCGCTGATGAGGTGCGGGCGGCAAAGCTGGTTATTTCGGCACTGGCGGACAGTGGTGCGGTTGCTGTGCCGCTGCTTGCAACCGAGTGGGAGGTTGATTCGCTGAAGGTTGCGATCCGAATTGCGCAGGCTGCGTAATTCCTTTTTTTTTGTTTTTGCCGGGTGCGTGATGTAACTCTGCCCGATTTTCCTCCATAAAAGAAGATATGAGAGATAAATTATTCCCGCTGTCGCAGGAGGATACCCGCGATAAACAATTCAGCCAGTACGCCTAAGACCGGTGCGGATGCCCGGGTTAAGGCGGGCTGTGATCCTGCTGCCGTGTTCGCGGTTGCGGTTGCTTCTTTTTTCTTCTCTCAGGTATCCCACTCACCCGTCAACAATTTTCAGAAAAAAACGTTCCGGAGAAATCTCCTAAATCTTTTCGTGGCATTACAATCAGCTCAGTACTCACTGCCATCGTCATCACTATCCTTATTCCAGTTCAGCTCTCCGTAAACAATGCAGCCGATCAATGCGGCAGTACAGATAACATCCGTCATCCATACTCCCGGGTCGCTCATTCCAAACAGGGTAGAGTATCCGTCTCTCGTAGAAGGATTTGGGTCTTATCGCATCACGGACTCATCGCAAAACAGTTACAAAAACCGTCATACGAAAACGTGACTGTCCCCTTAGTAAAAGTGATAGAAGAAAAATACGAAGAACCGGGCCGGAGAAAGATGATGTGAAGATACCGGCCACGCGTTCATTCCAAATCCGATTACACTATTCTCGGTGCAGACATATAAAATAATGAGGTATGCTATCACGTATCATGTTGTCATAGATGAACCCCGGATGACACCAACCGGAAGAAACCTGCGAACCCTTTAATCCGTCCTACAGCGAAGAATATAGCAACGAAAACTTGGTGGAAAAAATGGATCACGGGGCAATACTCTCCTCCTCTCTGACCTACGTCAAAGAGACATGCAGGCCGGACCGCTGGTTTTACCTGTTCATCTATCTTCTGATAAACGCCGTAACACTCTGCATCGTACCGCTCTTCTCCGGCTACCTCTACCGCATCATGGAAGCAGACCCCGGCATCCCCGCAGTATCCGGCATCAAAGACCTCTTCTGCAAAGGCTGGAGGATGAACATCGCAGGAGTCATCTATGCACTTCCGGCACTCCTTATCACTGCCGCATTTTACCTTCTCATAACCGGCTTCACCCCCATCCCCTCCAACAGCCCAGAGTCTCTTGGTCCCGAAAATGCCGCCATGCTGATGGGTCTGCTCCTCGCCTTCATCGTAACCCTCCTCCTTGTCTCCCTCCTCATCTCCCTCATCTCAACACTCGGCATGGTCCGGATGACACGGAACGGAAAAATCCGCGAAGCCTTCAACCTCCGCGAAATTCTTGCATCGATCAAAACAATCGGATGGCCCGACTACGTCGCCGCAATCCTCATCCTCATCGTCTGCGCCCTGGCATTCAGCATCATCCTTGAACTCATCGCATTTGCCTTCGGAATCCTGCTCGGCACATTCGGCTCCCTGATCACCATGTTCCTCTTCCTCTGGATACTGATCATAATCCTGCTTGCCGCCGCATTCGGCGTCTTCTCTGCCCGGTACATGGCACTCGTTTACGACAACGCAAACACCACCTGACCCTCTTTTTATGAAACTGATTCACACCGCCGACCTCCATCTCGGAAAACAACTCTACGGATACAGCATCCTTACCGACCAGGAGTTCATTCTCAACCAGATCGCAGAAACCGCGGTCCGGGAACATGCCGACGGCCTCATCATCGCAGGCGACATCTTTGACACAGCCGTCGCAGGCCGTACCGCAATCGATCTGCTCAACCGGTTCCTCACCAGACTCAGAGACGAAAAGATCGCCGTCTTCATGATCAGCGGCAACCATGACTCCCCTGAACGCATCCACTACGCGAGCGACATCATGGACAGCTGCGGCATCCACATCAGCGGCATCTACGATAGTGACCGCGACATCAGAATCGTAGACCTGCACGACACCTACGGGCCGCTGCACATCTGCCTCCTCCCCTATCTCGACCCCGCCTCCGTCCGCAGCTCCGGACGCTTTCCCGCAGAACAGATCACCACCTTCGACGACGCCGTTGCCGCCGTACTTGCCGACATCCCCTTCCGACCGGACGAACGCTACGTTGCCGTCGCCCATCAGTTCATCGCCGGACTCGGCACTACTCCCTCCTCCTCCGAATCGGAACGCATCATCGTCGGCGGTATTGAGCAGGTCAACGCAAACCGCTTCACCGAGTTTGAGTACGTCGCGCTTGGTCACCTGCACAAACCGCAGAAGGTCGGCCTGCCGACCATCAGATACGCAGGCTCCCCTCTCAAATACTCCCCTTCCGAATGCGGCACCGCAAAATCCGTAACCCTTGTGGAATTCTTTGAAAAAGGAAACGTAACCATCCGGCAGATCCCCTTACACCCTCTGCATGATCTGCGGATTATCTGCGGAACCCTTGACGATCTCACAACGGACGGTGCTGTCCCCGCCCCGCATGACGATTACTTCGCCGTGCAGCTCACCGATCCCCTCCCGCCCGCAGACGCCTTGGCGCGCCTGCGGGCAGTGTACCCCAACATCATCACTCTGGAAATGATAAACGATGCCCTGCCCGCTGCCGCCGCCGCCGGTGCCCGGATGGAAGACCTGCGGAAATCCGACCGCGATCTCTTCGCCGGATTCTTTGCAGAAACTACCGGAAGAGACCTCAGCACCTTTCAGGAACAGACCGTCCTTGCCATTCTTCAGGAACTGGAGGCAGAAAAATGAAACCGGTACGTCTTGTCATGTCCGCTTTCGGGCCGTATGCGAAGGAAACGGTCATCGACTTCTCACGGTTTGGAACCTCCGGTATCTTTCTCATTACCGGCGATACCGGCGCCGGCAAAACCACTATCTTCGATGCAGTATCCTACGCACTCTATGGCGTTGCAAGCGGCAGTATCCGCGAAGCAAAAACACTCGCAAGCGACTTCGCCGCCGCAGGCACCGTCCCGCAGGTGGAACTTTCCTTTGAACACCGCGGTCAGTCCTACACCATCCGCAGAACTCCCGCATATCTAGCATCCGGAACCGAACGAAAAGCAACTGCAAGCCTTGTTCTGCCGTCCGGCACCGAAATCTCCGGGCCGAAACATGTCGGAGAAGAGATCGTTTCCCTGCTCGGCCTGGACAGCCAGCAGTTCCGGCAGGTCGCCATGCTCGCCCAGAACGACTTCCAGAAGTTCCTCTTCTGTACCAGCCGCGAACGTGCGGACATTCTCCGGAAACTCTTTGCAACCGACCGGTTCTCGGTATTACAGGAAAAGATTGCCGAACGTGCACGGGACGCTAAACTCGCCGTTGACTCTGTCAAAACCTCCTGTACCGGGTGTGCCGGACGCGTTGCTGCTGTCCCCGGAACCCGGTTCGCCGAACTCGCTGCAGAGGTCATCTCTGCAAAAGAGGGATTTTTCCGGATGGACGAGCTGCTTGAAGCTGCTGCCGTCGCCGTCTCTGAAGACCGGATGCAGGCGTCCGCGCTCAAAAGCAGTATCGTCTCTGCACAACGGCAGGCCGCCGACATCCGCACCGAGATCGAAGCCGGAAAACTGATCAATGCGGAACTGGATCGTCTTGCCGCCGCAGTTCAGCGTTCCGCCGAACTGCGGAATCAGGAGCCGGATATGATCCGGCTCGGTAAAAAACTCGAACGTTCGCAGAAGGTCCGCGAAGTTCTGCCGCTTGAAGCGCGGGCAGTTTCCTCCCGGCAGCGGTCCGCCGAAGCGGACGCTGCCTGCAAAAAAGCAGCAGAGCAGCTTGCCCGGGTACAGGAGTCGGCGGGTGCTGCCGCCGCGGCACTTGCGGAGATTCAGAGAACAACACTTTCCATCCCCCGCAAGCAGGAAGAGATCGGCAAACTCAAAAGTCTTGTTCCGCAGTTTGCGGAGTATGAGGCAGCCGCAGGTCAGATGGAGCGGGGAGAGGCGGAGCTTGCAAGAATCGAAAAGGATCTGGAAGAGCATCAGGCGGAAGCCGGAAAGGAGAAGGTGCGCCGCGACAGGCTGACGGTACGTCTGGCCGAGATAGCCGATGTTCCGGAGAGACTTGCCGGAGCAAACCACCAAAAGGATCAGATCGCCGCCCGCACCGCAGCTCTGGAGGCCGTGAAAAGATCTCTTGCTGCTTACCGGCAGACCGAGAAGGATCATGCCGCAAAGGAGATAGCCTATACCAAAGCGGCGAACGCCTGCGAGGAAGCCTCTGCAGTCTGCCGGCGGAAGGAGCGCGCCTTTTTTGACGGGCAGGCCGGGGTTCTTGCACAGTGTCTCACTGAAGGTTCCCCCTGTCCGGTCTGCGGCTCAACGCATCATCCGCATCCGGCCGGATTTTCGGCTGAAATTCCTACCGAGGCCGCACTGAATCGTGCAAAGGCAGAACTTGCCGAGCGGGAGAAAGAACGGAATGCCGCGGCTGCCGCATGTTCCGCGGCGCTTGCAACGCTGAAGTCGGAGGAGCAGCACATCGTATCTCTTGCATCGCCGCTCTTTGTGTTTTCCCGGGAACCGGGCTGGACGAAACAGCTGGACGGGCTGATTGATGCGGAAATGCGCACGACCGCTGCGCAGTACGACCGAATAACCGCCGAAATTTCGGTGCTGTTGCAACTTGCCGGGGAGAAAAAATCCCTCGAAGCGGATCTTCGGGCGATGGATGCGACTGCCCCGGCACGCGAACAGAAATCTGCCCTTCTCACCAGCCAGGCGGAGGATATTCGCAGACGCGCCGCGTATGCAAAGTCCCGTACCGAGACGCTGAAGCGTCAGCTTCCTCCCGGGTACTCCTCCTCAGCGGAGCTTGCCGGGGCGGTCCGGCGGATGGAAGAGGAGATTGCCCGGCACCGGCAACAGGAGACGGAGCTTGCCGCCGCATGCGAGGCCGCAAAGACCGCCCGGTATGATGCGGCTTCCGCCTGCACCGCAGCAGCCGGTATCCGCGATGATGCAGGGGCACAGTGCGCCGCGGATGAGGAGGCGTTTTCCCGTGCACTTGCGGAACGCGGACTTGACCGTCTGCATTTCCGCGCTGATCTCATGACCGATGAGGAGTCTGCCCGCGCTGCGAAAACGCTGGAGCAGTACCGCGAGATGCGGTCGGCGGTTACTACTGAGATAGCCCTTCTCCGCAAACGCACCGAAGGCCGCGTTGCCGCAGATGTTGCAGCTCTTACGGCGGCACTTGTCAAAACCGAGACGGAATACGCCGCACTTCAGGAGCAGGAGAAAGCAGTGGGATACCGGATTTTACAGAACACCACTGCAATATCCGAGATATCCGGGTTTCTGGAACAGTACCGGACGGCCGCTGCTGCGTATGACGAACTGGCTGATCTTGCCCGGGCGGCAAACGGTGATGCAGCGGGGTCTGCGGTGCGGATGAAGTTTGAGGAGTACGTGCAGTCTGCGTACCTCTCCCGCATTCTGGAAAAAGCAAACATCCGTCTGCACGCCATGACGGACGGCCGCTTCTCGATTGTGCAGCGCAGCAGTTCCACCGATCTCCGGAAAAAGGAGGGACTGGAGATGGATGTGATCGACTGCTATACGCAGAAACAGCGGCCCACCTCCACCCTTTCCGGCGGCGAGTCTTTCAAGGCGGCGCTCTCTCTTGCGCTCGGTCTGTCGGATGTGATCATGGAAAGTTCCGGCGGTATTGAACTTGATGCACTCTTCATTGACGAAGGGTTTGGATCGCTGGATGCGGTCTCCCTGGATCAGGCGATTGAGACGCTTGCAACACTTGCCGTGCCGAGATCCGGCAGCCGGCTTATCGGGATTATTTCGCATGTCGAGGATCTGCGGCAGCGGATTGAAAAGAAGATTCTCGTGGTGAAAAAGCCGGACGGCAGTTCTGCACAGGTTCTGGTCTGAGGGGCCTGTGATACCCCGAAAAATTTGGCAGGTTTTCTGAGATCCGGTTGAACGGCGGGACGTGGGTGGGAGAGTTTTTTCGTATCTGCCCGGTTGCCCCTTACCCGTCTGCATTTTTTCAAAAAAAAGATTACCGGGACCGGAACCCGGCAGAATCCAGCGCCGCAAACAACCGCTGCATCAGCGGATCCTCCGCCATCTCCTCCCGGCACACCAGCCGCACCGCGGACTTCTCCTTCCCGCCCAGCGGCCGGATACTCACCCGCATATCCCCAAGCACCGCAAGATCACGCTCATCCGTAATACAGACCGCATGACAGCAGTTCTTCACCAGCAGCAGCAGACCTGACAGACCGCTGAAATTCCCGGTACGAACACGGATACCCGCCTTCATCGCCGTCTCCGCAAGAACATCAAGAACTGGATCATACACCCCCGCAATCAGCACCGTCCGGTCCAGCTCCTCACGCGGCACCGTAAGCAGTGCCGGAACCTCATCTCCCGCCTCAAACCCCTCAACCCCGTGCGGAATACGGATCACCACATTCGACCGGACCCCCGTCATCTGCACACTCGCACCCCGGGACTGCGGAATCACCACATATCGATCGCCCACCCGGGCCGCCGCATGCAGACTGAACTCATCAATACCTCCCTCCGAAGAAATCGAATCGCCCAGCTGCACCTGCACAAACTCCTCCGCAGGACCGGTCCATCCCCATTTCTCCAGAAGCGCACGGACAAACACCCGCAGCACCGTCTGTGCAGAAAGCGGATACCCCGGCAGACCAAACACCGGCTTCCCCTCAATAACCCCGAACATCGCCGGCTTTGCCGGCTTCATCGCAACTCCGTGGAACAACAGCTTCCCCATCTCCGCAATCACCGACGCCGTAAAATCCTTCGTCCCCGCCGACGATCCCGCCGACACAATCGCAATATCATTTTCCGCCAGCACCCGCTCCAAAGCCCCGCGAATCAGCACCGGATTATCCACCACCGGCGGATACCGCACAACATCAACCCCGAACTCACGGAGATACGCCTCCGCCATCGTCGTATTACTCTCCACCACCTGACCTGGCTGCGGACGTTCCCCCGGCAGAATCAGCTCAGTGCCGGTCGGCAGAATCCCCACCGAAACCCGGGAAACACTCACATGCGTAATCCCGTAGGAAGCAATCGCACCCACATCAAATGGCCGG
This genomic interval carries:
- the ileS gene encoding isoleucine--tRNA ligase, which translates into the protein MKEVTESYVAANVESNVRTYWNDHNTYRKTRALRSAGRPWLFVDGPPYTTGYIHLGTAWNKILKDSILRYHSMTGKNIVERAGYDMHGLPIEVKVEEKLGFKNKADIEKHGVAKFIEECREFALTHKDLMSDQFKNLGVWMDFDDPYQTVDSGYIEAAWYTLKRCEEEKMLERGSRVVNWCPRCGTAIADAEVEYWDETDPSIFVKFPIVGRDNEYLVIWTTTPWTLPANVAVAVGKEFVYARVRAVKDGKTEDLWIAKDLAEQILKYGKYQDYSVVETKTGAELAGTKYTSPLVSQVPMQEQIEHRVVLADYVAMENTGMVHIAPGHGWDDYLVGLRENLPIVCPVDGNGNFTDEAGIFAGLYVKDEETNNKVIEALGPAMLAKRKITHRYGHCWRCKTPIIYRATSQWFLKAKDVRDKMLAEIANEVTWYPDWAGSARFHDWIEEARDWCISRQRYWGIPIPVWVCPVCNKYHVVGRYAELEELSGQKMTDPHRPYVDDITIPCECGGTMKRVPDIFDVWYDSGVASWATLRFPQQTEAFAKDWPAEFILEGQDQTRGWFYSQLALSTIAFGKAPYKSVLMHGFALDANGKKMSKSLGNVIAPEDVISQFGVDVLRQYILSASAPWDDLRFSMEGVKTTHRMFNVLWNVYRFPLPYMQLDGYTPAATAAGVWDPSVVEDHLAEFGREDRWLVSRVNTLAAQVTKEMEVCNLHRATRPIATFVLDELSRWYVQLVRPRMWLEEDSVSKKQAYDTMYYVLRRLLTILAPFAPHITEEMYQNLRLANEPESVHMQDWFAGNVQLIDSVLEEEMEIVQEFDEAVANARQNGKRKGRWPVGEVVVATTSPAVANAVSVMNDMCCDRANARSVRTVSGVWDRVEWTALPVMKVIGKQFGRDGPKVKAFIEGSDGTVLKAALAREGKVVIAQDGFSAELTEEHMVFEERMPENVFSSPLGEGSMVYVDVALTPELESEGYAREVIRRIQEMRKQAGLAVDAKIVCEVVVMDARVAELVVSRKDLIADEVRAAKLVISALADSGAVAVPLLATEWEVDSLKVAIRIAQAA
- a CDS encoding symporter small accessory protein encodes the protein MSDPGVWMTDVICTAALIGCIVYGELNWNKDSDDDGSEY
- a CDS encoding DUF4013 domain-containing protein, whose product is MDHGAILSSSLTYVKETCRPDRWFYLFIYLLINAVTLCIVPLFSGYLYRIMEADPGIPAVSGIKDLFCKGWRMNIAGVIYALPALLITAAFYLLITGFTPIPSNSPESLGPENAAMLMGLLLAFIVTLLLVSLLISLISTLGMVRMTRNGKIREAFNLREILASIKTIGWPDYVAAILILIVCALAFSIILELIAFAFGILLGTFGSLITMFLFLWILIIILLAAAFGVFSARYMALVYDNANTT
- a CDS encoding exonuclease SbcCD subunit D; the protein is MKLIHTADLHLGKQLYGYSILTDQEFILNQIAETAVREHADGLIIAGDIFDTAVAGRTAIDLLNRFLTRLRDEKIAVFMISGNHDSPERIHYASDIMDSCGIHISGIYDSDRDIRIVDLHDTYGPLHICLLPYLDPASVRSSGRFPAEQITTFDDAVAAVLADIPFRPDERYVAVAHQFIAGLGTTPSSSESERIIVGGIEQVNANRFTEFEYVALGHLHKPQKVGLPTIRYAGSPLKYSPSECGTAKSVTLVEFFEKGNVTIRQIPLHPLHDLRIICGTLDDLTTDGAVPAPHDDYFAVQLTDPLPPADALARLRAVYPNIITLEMINDALPAAAAAGARMEDLRKSDRDLFAGFFAETTGRDLSTFQEQTVLAILQELEAEK
- a CDS encoding AAA family ATPase, whose protein sequence is MKPVRLVMSAFGPYAKETVIDFSRFGTSGIFLITGDTGAGKTTIFDAVSYALYGVASGSIREAKTLASDFAAAGTVPQVELSFEHRGQSYTIRRTPAYLASGTERKATASLVLPSGTEISGPKHVGEEIVSLLGLDSQQFRQVAMLAQNDFQKFLFCTSRERADILRKLFATDRFSVLQEKIAERARDAKLAVDSVKTSCTGCAGRVAAVPGTRFAELAAEVISAKEGFFRMDELLEAAAVAVSEDRMQASALKSSIVSAQRQAADIRTEIEAGKLINAELDRLAAAVQRSAELRNQEPDMIRLGKKLERSQKVREVLPLEARAVSSRQRSAEADAACKKAAEQLARVQESAGAAAAALAEIQRTTLSIPRKQEEIGKLKSLVPQFAEYEAAAGQMERGEAELARIEKDLEEHQAEAGKEKVRRDRLTVRLAEIADVPERLAGANHQKDQIAARTAALEAVKRSLAAYRQTEKDHAAKEIAYTKAANACEEASAVCRRKERAFFDGQAGVLAQCLTEGSPCPVCGSTHHPHPAGFSAEIPTEAALNRAKAELAEREKERNAAAAACSAALATLKSEEQHIVSLASPLFVFSREPGWTKQLDGLIDAEMRTTAAQYDRITAEISVLLQLAGEKKSLEADLRAMDATAPAREQKSALLTSQAEDIRRRAAYAKSRTETLKRQLPPGYSSSAELAGAVRRMEEEIARHRQQETELAAACEAAKTARYDAASACTAAAGIRDDAGAQCAADEEAFSRALAERGLDRLHFRADLMTDEESARAAKTLEQYREMRSAVTTEIALLRKRTEGRVAADVAALTAALVKTETEYAALQEQEKAVGYRILQNTTAISEISGFLEQYRTAAAAYDELADLARAANGDAAGSAVRMKFEEYVQSAYLSRILEKANIRLHAMTDGRFSIVQRSSSTDLRKKEGLEMDVIDCYTQKQRPTSTLSGGESFKAALSLALGLSDVIMESSGGIELDALFIDEGFGSLDAVSLDQAIETLATLAVPRSGSRLIGIISHVEDLRQRIEKKILVVKKPDGSSAQVLV
- a CDS encoding molybdopterin-binding protein, whose product is MAMKRYLHQITADEAVAIITSVPPHSSSRRLPVVHAVGHRLAESLYAQYSVPEVPVSAMDGFAVRSSETVGAGDQTPIHLREFARLNTGNVIPKEFDAVVRVEDVWFDGEDPNTITVRKSVNPGTNVRAAGEDIKKGQLILPAGAVIRPFDVGAIASYGITHVSVSRVSVGILPTGTELILPGERPQPGQVVESNTTMAEAYLREFGVDVVRYPPVVDNPVLIRGALERVLAENDIAIVSAGSSAGTKDFTASVIAEMGKLLFHGVAMKPAKPAMFGVIEGKPVFGLPGYPLSAQTVLRVFVRALLEKWGWTGPAEEFVQVQLGDSISSEGGIDEFSLHAAARVGDRYVVIPQSRGASVQMTGVRSNVVIRIPHGVEGFEAGDEVPALLTVPREELDRTVLIAGVYDPVLDVLAETAMKAGIRVRTGNFSGLSGLLLLVKNCCHAVCITDERDLAVLGDMRVSIRPLGGKEKSAVRLVCREEMAEDPLMQRLFAALDSAGFRSR